In Desulfofustis limnaeus, the genomic stretch CGGACAGCACCAGACTCAAGGTCGACGGGGAAACACCCAGCTCCCGCGCCACCTGGCCTCGGCCCTTCGCCGCAATCTCCCGCTCCAGGATCGCCAGCCACGGATTACACATGGCCCACCTCCCGTTGCAGCGGTGGATGCTCGAGCTGATCGCGCACCAGCATGAACACATCGCGCCGGCCGTCCTTGCCGGTCTTCCGCACGTAGCCGGCGTTTTTCAGCAGACGGACATATTCGTCCACGTTGTCTTCGGTGGCCCCGGAGGTGATGACCAGGTCGGCCTTGGTGAAATAGCGTTTGGCCCGAATGATCTTCCAGATCTTGGCCCGTTTGGTGGTCTTGAGCGCCCGCGTTTTCTTTCGCTCGCCGGGGCTTTTGACCACCTTCCAGCGCGGCTGCCGCCGAGGCTTGCCGCCTACACGCAAATCGACCCGCTCCCAGCGCTCGTCGATCTGCTCCAGGTATCCTTCCCTGGTCAACAGATCGAGCGCCCGCAGCACCGGCTTGCGCGGCAGCTTCGTTCCGGCCACGGCCCGCTCCAGGCTGAATCGCTTGATGTTCTTGGCCAGCAGCCAGCCGATTAACGGATCGAGCACCGACATCACTCACCTCCGTTGCGCACCGCCAGCAGGTGGCCGACGTCAACCACGTCCAGCTTGTTCATCTTGGCGACCCGCTCGGCCCGCGAGAACCACACCATGGTTCGGCGGAACTTGCCGAAGCCGCGCTCGTGGATGAACCTGATCCCCTCCGGGCTGATCGGTACTTCGCAGATCTGCTCGGCCAGGCTGGCGATATCGTCGGCGTCAAACGTCCGGAAACGGATCACGTCCGAGAAGCGGTCCCACAGATGGCGGTAGCGCTTCAGTTTCTGGTCCACCTGGTGCATGCCCACCAGGACCACCGGCGTATTGGTCACGTCGTTGAGATCCCGTAGCACCTCGACCATGCCGCCCCGACACAGATAATCGACCTCGTCGATGATCAGAGTCCGGGGCCGGTCCAGGAGCAGGTCCACCGCCTGGTTGAACAATTCGTCGGAGCGGAAGGCCGGGGCTTCGCCCAGCTCGCTGACGATCTTAGACAGCAGGCTGCGCCGGCTCATGATGTCGGTCGCCCGTACATAGGGGTAATCCTTATCGGCCGCGTACTTCTGGGTCATCTCGGTCTTGCCGGTGCCCGGCTCGCCATAGACCAGGCCCATCCCGACGCGGCCTTTCACCGGCGCTTCGATCACCTCCATACCGGCCAGAAACCGTTCCACGTTCTTTGTGATTGCAAATGTCTTTTTCATTCGGTACCTTTGCGTTGTATTTAATGGATGTATCGCCTTTGGCCCGGAGCCGGTCGGTCGGCTCCGGGCCGCCTCGTTTCTACCCCTCGCTGCTGGATTGCGCCTCCTCCCGCAGTCCCATTCGTTTTCTCAAATCGCCCTCCAGCTGCAGGTACATCCGGCCGCCGGTGGAGGTGTAATAGTCGCTCAGCCAGTCATATTCCTGCCGGGTCAAGCCGGGCGCACTGCGCTCCCGGTGCTTGATCCAGTTGTAGCGGTCGCTCATGGTGGCGAAGATCGGAATTATCTTCGGCTCGGCCGGTTTCGGACTGATCTCCATGGCCGGCAGCGACGCCCCGGCCGGTTCCGGACCCGCATCCGCCTCAGCGATCAGCTCGTCGATCTCATCCAGCTCCCGCTGGTTGCGCTGCATCGCCTCGGCGGCCCGCCCCGCTTCGTCAAGGGCAGGCGTCATGTACGGGATCGATGGCCGGGGCAGCTCGACGATATTGGCGATCTGCCGCTCCCGGTGCTGCAGGATCTCTTCGTGGATCTGCTCCAGTGCCTGTTTCCGGGCGATCTTCTTGGCCTCTTTCTTGGCCGCGCTCATCTTCTCCTTCTGCAGGTGGTGCAGGCGGGCCGCCACTTCCGCCCGGTCGACGCCGGTCCGCAGCGGGTCTTGGGCGACGCAGATGAAGGAGCCGTCCTCGTCGAACAGGTAGATGGTGCCGAGATCGGCCGGGTCCAGCTTGACCCGAACAGCTTTGCCCTCCAGGCCGGCCAGTTCGGCGGCGATGTATTCGTTGTTGCCGACCCGTACCCCTTTCTTGCCGATGGTCCGGATGCCATTGTTGTCCGGCGCTTCAGCCAGCAGGATGTCAAGCGCCCGGACATCTTCGATGCGCCGTTCGGTCCCGCGCCAGATCCGCGCCACGGCGGCAGGCGTTCGGCCGTCCAGGCTGCGGTGGACGTTCTGGTGGTAGATCGCTTCGCACCAGCGGTCGCAGTAGCGTTGCAGCTCGTCGGCGGTCATGTTGATCTCGACGATGCTGTCAACTTGTCCAAGCCGTTCGGCGAAGGTCCGCCGGCTCTCGATGTCCTTGCGCTGCGCCACGCTGTGGCCGATGTAATTCGGCATCAGCTCCTGAAACGAATGGGCGAACGTCTTGAAGGCCCGTTCGATATGCGGTTTGGCTTCCGGCGTGAACGGCGGGCAGAGGATCTGCTCCACCTGCAGCGCCGAAAACACGCCGACGATATGTTTGCTCACATAGTCGGCGCCGTTGTCTGTCTTGGCGGTCTCGGGTACGCCCCAGTCGAGCAGCGCCGCCCGGATCAGTGCGGCCACCGCTGTCGCCCGGCTGGTCTTGGAGACGAGCAGCTTCAGCCGGCGGGAGAACACGTCGATCACCCCGATCAGGCTGTGCCGCCCGTCGGCCAACATCACGTCGGCCGGGGTCGAGTCGAACTCCCAGACCTGGTTGAGCCGGTCCACCTGTTGCGCCGCGTCGCCGACTGCAAACTGGTGCTTGTTGCGCCAGGCGTCCGGGTTGGTGCAGAAGAGCAGCAGGCTGGCGTTTTCCTCTTTCCAGCGGCTGACAAACCGGCGCACGGAGCTTGCGTGCGGCGGGTAGGGAAAACGCGCCGCTACGGCCATGTTGATGCCGGAGTAGGAGAGGTGCGGTTTGCTGATCAGCAGCCCGATGCAGAATTCCTGTTGCTCGGGAGTCAGTGAGGTGGTGCCTTTCTTCGGGTTGGCGTAGCCGTTGACCAGGCCGATCAACC encodes the following:
- a CDS encoding Mu transposase C-terminal domain-containing protein, producing MKEWYSSKELAGLPGMPRSERGVQKLAERSSWQFRTRCGRGGGREYHLSVLPDEARIALAGRSITVPATLSADLGLQAAKQHAETKERERIRRERQLARFGGLPQDKQEQAFVRRQLLDSCANFIKAAKIKNKKIGMARFCRIYNDGEITVEAATRRIVPSLSVPTLLRWRRSYEEQGLIGLVNGYANPKKGTTSLTPEQQEFCIGLLISKPHLSYSGINMAVAARFPYPPHASSVRRFVSRWKEENASLLLFCTNPDAWRNKHQFAVGDAAQQVDRLNQVWEFDSTPADVMLADGRHSLIGVIDVFSRRLKLLVSKTSRATAVAALIRAALLDWGVPETAKTDNGADYVSKHIVGVFSALQVEQILCPPFTPEAKPHIERAFKTFAHSFQELMPNYIGHSVAQRKDIESRRTFAERLGQVDSIVEINMTADELQRYCDRWCEAIYHQNVHRSLDGRTPAAVARIWRGTERRIEDVRALDILLAEAPDNNGIRTIGKKGVRVGNNEYIAAELAGLEGKAVRVKLDPADLGTIYLFDEDGSFICVAQDPLRTGVDRAEVAARLHHLQKEKMSAAKKEAKKIARKQALEQIHEEILQHRERQIANIVELPRPSIPYMTPALDEAGRAAEAMQRNQRELDEIDELIAEADAGPEPAGASLPAMEISPKPAEPKIIPIFATMSDRYNWIKHRERSAPGLTRQEYDWLSDYYTSTGGRMYLQLEGDLRKRMGLREEAQSSSEG
- a CDS encoding AAA family ATPase, with amino-acid sequence MKKTFAITKNVERFLAGMEVIEAPVKGRVGMGLVYGEPGTGKTEMTQKYAADKDYPYVRATDIMSRRSLLSKIVSELGEAPAFRSDELFNQAVDLLLDRPRTLIIDEVDYLCRGGMVEVLRDLNDVTNTPVVLVGMHQVDQKLKRYRHLWDRFSDVIRFRTFDADDIASLAEQICEVPISPEGIRFIHERGFGKFRRTMVWFSRAERVAKMNKLDVVDVGHLLAVRNGGE